Proteins found in one Bremerella volcania genomic segment:
- a CDS encoding outer membrane protein assembly factor BamB family protein, with protein MKSTYVYLAIVGSACVGMTIAGLLPEERVVAQDEVAKAEVTKDWPQWGGDSKRNNTPTATNIPTSWEIGDFDRTTGEWQKEDAENIKWVAALGSQSYGNPVVADGKIFVGTNNGSGYIERYPSKVDLGCLVCFDEATGEFLWQHSSEKLPTGRVHDWPLQGVCCAPYVEGKKLWFVTSRGEVRCLDTEGFRDGENDGPYKDEEFTGEKEADVIWVLDMMKDLGVSQHNMCSCSVTCRGDILFVNTSNGVDESHIVIPSTEAPSFIAMDKNTGEVYWTDKSPHTNILHGQWSSPTVAELGGVPQVIFAGGDGWVYSFKADKGTDGKPELLWKFDGNPKNSKWVLGGRGTRNNIIATPVVYDEKVYVAVGQDPEHGEGEGHLWCLDPTKRGDVSSELAMKIEGSQRVPIEHRRIQAVIEEDGEVAVPNPNSAVIWHYSTYDQDGDGKIEFEETMHRSIGTCTIKDDILYIADFSGLLHCLNAQTGKPNWTYDMFAAAWGSALIVDDHVYIGDEDGDVAVFKLSADPDDAEPLEEINMGNSVYSTPIVANGVLYIANKTHLFAITEGGE; from the coding sequence ATGAAATCGACGTATGTTTACTTGGCTATCGTAGGCTCGGCCTGCGTTGGCATGACGATCGCTGGCCTTTTGCCCGAAGAGCGCGTCGTCGCTCAGGACGAAGTGGCCAAGGCAGAAGTAACCAAGGATTGGCCGCAATGGGGCGGTGACTCCAAGCGAAACAACACCCCTACCGCCACCAACATTCCCACCTCTTGGGAAATCGGCGACTTCGATCGCACCACCGGCGAGTGGCAAAAAGAAGATGCCGAAAACATCAAGTGGGTCGCCGCGCTAGGCAGCCAGTCGTACGGCAACCCGGTGGTCGCCGACGGCAAGATCTTTGTCGGCACCAACAACGGCAGCGGCTATATCGAGCGCTACCCCTCGAAGGTCGACCTGGGCTGCCTGGTTTGCTTCGACGAAGCGACCGGTGAGTTCCTGTGGCAACACTCTAGCGAAAAGCTTCCAACCGGCCGCGTTCACGACTGGCCGCTGCAAGGCGTCTGCTGTGCTCCTTACGTCGAAGGTAAGAAGCTGTGGTTCGTGACCAGCCGCGGTGAAGTTCGCTGCCTCGACACCGAAGGCTTCCGCGACGGCGAAAACGACGGTCCTTACAAGGACGAAGAATTCACTGGCGAAAAGGAAGCCGACGTCATCTGGGTCCTCGACATGATGAAAGACCTGGGCGTTTCGCAGCACAACATGTGCAGCTGCTCGGTGACCTGCCGGGGTGACATCCTGTTCGTGAACACCTCGAACGGCGTCGACGAATCGCACATCGTGATTCCTTCGACCGAAGCCCCCAGCTTCATCGCCATGGATAAGAACACCGGCGAAGTCTACTGGACCGACAAGTCCCCCCACACCAACATCCTGCACGGTCAATGGTCGAGCCCGACCGTAGCTGAACTGGGTGGCGTTCCGCAAGTAATCTTCGCTGGCGGCGACGGCTGGGTTTACTCCTTCAAGGCTGACAAGGGAACCGACGGCAAGCCGGAACTGCTGTGGAAGTTCGACGGCAACCCGAAGAACTCGAAGTGGGTTCTGGGCGGTCGTGGCACGCGTAATAACATCATCGCTACCCCGGTCGTCTACGACGAAAAGGTCTACGTGGCCGTCGGTCAGGACCCGGAACACGGCGAAGGAGAAGGTCACCTCTGGTGTCTCGATCCCACCAAGCGAGGCGACGTCAGCTCGGAACTGGCCATGAAGATCGAAGGGAGCCAGCGTGTACCGATCGAACATCGCCGCATTCAAGCGGTGATCGAAGAAGATGGCGAAGTCGCTGTTCCTAATCCGAACAGCGCCGTGATCTGGCACTACTCGACCTACGACCAAGACGGAGACGGCAAGATCGAATTCGAGGAAACGATGCACCGCAGCATCGGTACCTGCACGATCAAGGACGACATCCTGTACATCGCCGACTTCAGCGGTCTGCTGCACTGCTTGAACGCCCAGACCGGCAAGCCGAACTGGACGTACGACATGTTCGCCGCGGCGTGGGGTTCGGCCCTGATCGTGGACGATCACGTCTACATCGGTGACGAAGATGGCGACGTGGCCGTCTTCAAGCTGTCGGCCGATCCGGACGATGCCGAACCGCTCGAAGAGATCAACATGGGCAACTCGGTCTACTCGACCCCGATCGTTGCCAATGGCGTGCTATACATCGCCAACAAAACGCACCTCTTCGCCATCACCGAAGGGGGCGAGTAA